Proteins from a single region of Gossypium arboreum isolate Shixiya-1 chromosome 1, ASM2569848v2, whole genome shotgun sequence:
- the LOC108480437 gene encoding non-functional NADPH-dependent codeinone reductase 2-like — translation MDVRTKMQKSSPQLSTTSYQSVPTFPLHSTNEKAIPLLGFGTAEYPFGASIDTMKQIILEAIEVGYRHFDTAALYQTEQPLGEAISDALRLGLIKSRDELFITSKLWCSDAHHDCVLPALKKTLKNLKLEYLDLYLIHWPVSVKPGEYELPVKKKDLVPIYLKSVWEAMEECQALGLTKSIGVSNFSCKKLETILSTAKIPPAVNQVEMNPMWQQKKLRKFCDEKGILIESYSPLGAKGTLWGTNRVMECELLKEIAQAKGKSLAQVCLRWAHEQGVCVLVKSFNKERMKQNLDIFDWKLSAEESRKISQLPQCKGFPAGEFVSDDGPYKSLEELWDGEI, via the exons ATGGATGTCAGAACCAAAATGCAAAAAAGCAGTCCACAGTTGTCTACCACTTCATATCAAAGCGTCCCAACTTTCCCTCTTCATTCAACCAATGAGAAAGCTATTCCCCTTCTAGGTTTTGGCACAGCCGAATACCCTTTCGGTGCTTCCATTGATACCATGAAACAAATCATTCTCGAAGCTATCGAAGTAGGGTACCGTCACTTCGATACGGCTGCTCTTTACCAAACTGAACAGCCTTTAGGTGAAGCAATATCAGATGCTCTTCGTCTAGGGTTAATCAAATCCAGAGACGAACTCTTTATCACTTCCAAGCTCTGGTGTAGCGATGCACACCATGATTGTGTTCTCCCAGCACTCAAAAAAACACTCAA AAATTTGAAGTTGGAATATCTTGATCTGTATCTGATTCACTGGCCAGTGAGCGTGAAGCCTGGGGAATATGAGTTGCCTGTTAAGAAGAAGGACCTTGTTCCTATTTATCTAAAATCTGTGTGGGAAGCAATGGAGGAGTGTCAAGCTCTTGGCCTAACAAAATCTATAGGAGTAAGCAATTTCTCCTGCAAGAAACTCGAAACTATCCTTTCCACTGCCAAAATCCCACCTGCAGTGAACCAA GTGGAGATGAACCCAATGTGGCAGCAAAAGAAACTGAGGAAGTTTTGCGATGAGAAGGGCATACTTATCGAGTCTTACTCTCCTCTGGGGGCAAAAGGAACGCTGTGGGGAACAAATCGGGTGATGGAATGTGAGCTACTCAAGGAAATTGCCCAAGCCAAGGGAAAATCGCTTGCTCAGGTTTGTTTGAGATGGGCACATGAACAAGGAGTATGTGTGCTTGTGAAGAGCTTCAACAAGGAAAGGATGAAACAAAACCTTGATATCTTCGATTGGAAGCTCAGTGCTGAGGAGTCTCGCAAGATAAGCCAACTTCCACAGTGCAAAGGGTTTCCAGCTGGGGAATTTGTATCAGATGATGGTCCTTACAAGTCTCTTGAAGAGCTTTGGGATggagagatttga